The genomic window CTACATCGGGCACAACTCTCCAAATCAAAGCTCATATTTGACTTTTACTACTTAAACAAAGGCTCCACTGGTCCGACGACAAGCTGAATTGTCAGGGACTTGCGGTCGAAAGTCAACTTTTTGATTGAGTCCCACATGTAGTATCGAAGTAAGGCCTGTCTGTGCTCAACACGCACTCCTCTGTGGTTCACTGAGAGATGAACACGCTTATAATCAACAGTCTGGGGTATCACTACAACTTTACATTGGCCAAGTAGTACTCGCAGTCGTACGAATCGAGCAAACTGCTGCATCTGAGAAATCGAGTTGCAGCCTCCTCTTTAGAGATCCCTCTGTCAATGTAAATGAATCAAGTCAAACTGCAAATCCACGAGCAACGAGTTGATCAAAAGTGTATCAGACTCGTCTTGTTCAGGGAAGTAGACAGGAAAGCATTCCAGCTCACACAACTCCTCGTCGGAGTACTCGTCTAGTCTGATTCCACACTCAATACTTTTTATGAGCAGAGCTGACAGAAAGGTCAGCATAAGTTTGTCAGCGGACAGAAGGCCTTTGGACAGTTTATTTTTGAGCACTGATGTGAGTAAGTGTCTAAAATGAATAATGTGACCCACCTCCCGACAGGACAGAGTTCTACGTCGACGGGATATATCCGCACGCCCAAGTGGAGAGACACCTCCCCCCCAAACATGCATTCTCGGTGTAGAGGTCTGTCCAAATCTATCCAACACTAGGACATGTGGACAGACAACACCTTAGCTCCCGAAGAGTCGACGTAGTGCAGTCCGAAGAAGTGTGTTTCATACTCACCGAGAATACTGTTGAGCATTCTGAACACGTCTGCCCCAGTGAGACGCTTCTATTGCTTATGAATGAGTGCTACATCTAGACGGAAGGACTTGGTCTGGCTGTGGGGAAGGGCAACGTGGACCAGCGTGGGGATGTTTCTGGGTAGCAGACATTTGTGCATAGTGGCTAGTGAGACGGACAGCGCGACTAAATATCAATGGACATCGATCGATTCACAACAGGACTAATAGCCAATAATAACGTGCTTATAAGTCACACAAAAGACACGACCACTGCAGTCATGTCATCACGATATCGACGTGAGATCTTTGATGGCAGTCTCAAATACTCTTTTAGTAGACGGGAATCATCACGTAATCCCTGCAGTGCACTTGCGATTATATGAGTGACCAAATTCCCACATTTCTCCCGACCAGTCAACTGTCGGCCCACCAAATCAGCCACCACGTCAATCTCCAGGAAATCGAGGAGCCCGTCAGTGGTCAGTAACAAACACAGGTCATCCGAAGTGAGGGTGTGGGTGATGACTTCGGGGAAGGCCACGACGTAGGGCTGAGATTTGTAGAAAGATGGGAGGAGAATATCCACATTTCCCTCCGAAGACAAATGTTTCTGCACGTGCAGAAGAATATCCCGAGACCATTTGAATTGAAAGTCCCCGAATGCTCTGAAGGGGATAAGTCTGCCCAGGAGTCTCCGATTCCACAACAACACGTTCTTCTCGTTGTCAGGGACAGATGAAAGGACACGGGCAACCTCATTCGAGTTCTCCATGCAGTGCGGGTTGCTCAGCCGGATGGGTTTGAACTGTCCGTCCATTTGCCTGACAACAAAGGCAGCACAGTCACCCACATTGGCCACAGTCACCCGATTGTCAGTAATATATGCCACACATGTGCAGGCGCCGGAGAGTGCAGTGCTGAGGGACTATAAATGGATTCCAGGCCACTCACTTGCTCGGTTAGGCCAGCCAGGGCATAGTCGGCAATTGACTGGTCCAATCTAACAAAGCTCAAAGACAAAAGTTCCGACAAAGCAGTGTCCGGCCCAATCATAGGGTCAATGAAGGACTGGTCGGTGACTTTATGGACGTGCTCTTCAAAGAGTGGAGTCTACAAAATCACTCCCAAACCAACGTTGTGAGTGATGTAGGACTGGATTAGTGCAGGGTAAAGAGAACCAGCCATGAAATAAGGCAGCATTCGAGCACACATGTCTCCGCAAGTGGATCCCCCATGCCCGTCCACCACCCCCACCATAAAGTCGTTCTTTTCCCGTATTTTAGTGCGAAACATAAAATCCTCGCAAGTGGGGTTGGAGGGGAGTTGGTTGGAAGTAATTGACTTGACGAATGGAGAATTGAAGGTCACATGTTCCTCATTCTTGGTCAGAATGTCCCAGGTCGAGATCCTCCTCAGCACTGTCCCCACAGACCGCATCACCcacaattcaaaatatattatttattcgatTTAAATAATACACGTCATTGAAGAGAACATGTTCTTGTTGCTTCCACAGTGCCAGGACTGGACTGACTGTAAGAGCATATCTAATTTTGAATAGTTGTCTGCCTCAAACTCGCTTTGGCCAGAGTTCTCGGATATGCCATTTCGGCGGGATCAGCACTTGGTAGTTTGGGTGTGATATTAGTCAGTTAAACTGCCCCAAATTGTGCTAATCATGTCCAGTGGCACAGCAGAGGGACTGAGCTGCCTCTCCCTCTTCCTGGAGACCTGTGCTTATCAACTGAccagtatatattcatacaccaaCAATTACCCCCTCAGGCATCCATTTACATTATTCCCAGAGCTTATGGAGACAGTCTTTGCTTGGCCTTGCAGAATTGGTGGCTGTTGGTCATGTGTTTGTACCTACACAAGCGACACAGacatgtcctgtttttgttgtcgGGGACGACTTTGGGCTTACTGTCAGTCCCCTACTGCAATGTGAGGGCACTGGGGGCAGCTCAGCTAATGACTATCCCATTCGCCATATCTGGGAGGGTTCCCTTCTGGTTTATTGTCCCAGTTGCTCCAAATTGTTGCTAACCACACAAACAAGGGGACTGGGAAACTGTCCTTCTCTACAGTGGCTATTATGAGTTTGGGGGCTTTGGCGAGGGTGTTTACCACCCTGCAGGAAAGTGGGGACCGAATTCTCCTGGTGGGGTACATCTCGGGTTGTGTCTCCAGTGGAATTCTGGCTCTCCAAATCCTTTATTACCGTCAATGCAAAAAGAAGCAAATTTGATCATTAAttacaaaagttaaaaaataaaatttctatcGAGCATTGTCCATAGCCATGATGAGGGACTCGAGAACTGACTGTAGTCGTCTGTTTACTTCCACGGCCAATTTGAGAGTGAGATCCTTCGAACAGAACTGAGACAAATCAGATCTCTCCGGAGAAAACCCCGCACTGATAAGTCGGTCGTCAATCCCGTTGATTGTTGACAAATTCTGCAACTCTGCATATCACGACCAACCTCGAGCAAATGTGAGGGATCGACATTCCCGACGAGGAGAAGGCAATACCTGACAACACTAAGCGTGGCCTGACCAATCCAACCTATCTTTCTGCTCAAGTTGAGCCTTAAGACTGTCGACCGAGTCTTTGAGATTATCACAAAGTTCCTTGTAGTGGCATATCTCTTGTTTGTGGAGAATGACACGATCCCACAACTCATGCACGTCGAGGAAGGAGGACAGAGACGTACGTTCTCCACTACTCCCGTCATTGTTATCGAGGGACACAATCTCCTCCCCTTTCTGGAGTCTCCGCAAGTTAATAATGTCTCTGGTTAGGCTCTCTCAATTGCCAATCAGACACAATACTCTATTCTCCAAGACAAATCGTCTTCTCTCTTTGCAAAGAGTGGCCTTCACGATGGCCAACTCCCTCGCACTGGCCGCCCCTCAACACTCAGTCCTCACACATACCCTCCGTCTC from Octopus sinensis unplaced genomic scaffold, ASM634580v1 Contig11546, whole genome shotgun sequence includes these protein-coding regions:
- the LOC115228988 gene encoding pyruvate dehydrogenase [acetyl-transferring]-phosphatase 1, mitochondrial-like, whose amino-acid sequence is MENSNEVARVLSSVPDNEKNVLLWNRRLLGRLIPFRAFGDFQFKWSRDILLHVQKHLSSEGNVDILLPSFYKSQPYVVAFPEVITHTLTSDDLCLLLTTDGLLDFLEIDVVADLVGRQLTGREKCGNLVTHIIASALQGLRDDSRLLKEYLRLPSKISRRYRDDMTAVVVSFV